From one Solanum stenotomum isolate F172 chromosome 12, ASM1918654v1, whole genome shotgun sequence genomic stretch:
- the LOC125849136 gene encoding pentatricopeptide repeat-containing protein At5g66631, which produces MYLNRFYKINSTFNYVSLHFRRFLGTQNVNKVALYFQRARLVDSIRLALRSSSSDNLVTYLENPSLDSFVVTKALQSAPSPESALHLIECLKKIPHFSHTHNTLYALAKILAKARETAKLQALINAINSGKFVNAARVSYMDQMRWYAISREFNDVVRVWDEWRTTLRKHPCTESYNIVMGLYVQVGKDSDAVRVFRRMIEEGALPNCRTYTIIIEHLVRTRKLDSAIELFHMLPHVRIKRTLKQYSVLVEAFTIANQLDVVKVLLDQMRSDGILPVRAMLWSLQQMQSAGYDAETNELLRDMLSDGRIKMIGYSMDSSEDDSDDEEIDGNNTNAVDQPHLKPWLDPASLANALQNWGAEEVSALEAANLVWTTRLVCKMIRSFKSAETAWQFFCWVSCQPRFIHDIYTISRMITKLARQGCVDLVDQLLSKVEREGIQLSFSTIRLIIDFYGISRYGDPALRVFKSIKTICGPISKSSQLLLYSSLLRTLIKCKMNSDALDILEEMSLLGIVPDSQTYSGLMNHFALHRDIKTVQRLFGMVRQSGIEPDAYMYKVLIHAYCKCERAALALRVFEDMRNSGLLPDAHTKQLLVKSLWKEGKLLEAASVEERTEEISDALPLASPGHMFTVSSTDLSRVCNIYSNSFQSTCS; this is translated from the coding sequence ATGTACTTAAATCGATTCTACAAGATAAACAGCACATTTAATTATGTATCTCTGCATTTTCGCCGTTTCTTGGGAACCCAAAATGTGAACAAGGTAGCTTTGTACTTCCAGAGAGCGAGGCTTGTCGATTCAATAAGACTCGCTCTTCGGTCTAGTTCTTCAGATAATCTTGTTACCTATCTGGAGAATCCTTCTTTGGATTCTTTTGTAGTCACTAAGGCACTTCAATCAGCTCCCTCTCCTGAATCAGCTCTCCATTTGATTGAATGTCTTAAAAAGATTCCACATTTCTCACATACACATAATACCCTTTATGCATTAGCCAAGATTCTTGCTAAGGCGCGGGAGACTGCCAAACTCCAAGCACTTATCAATGCCATTAACTCGGGAAAGTTCGTTAATGCGGCACGTGTTAGTTACATGGATCAAATGCGATGGTATGCCATTAGTAGAGAGTTTAATGATGTTGTCCGTGTGTGGGACGAGTGGAGGACAACCCTTCGAAAGCATCCATGTACTGAGTCTTACAACATTGTAATGGGATTATATGTTCAGGTGGGTAAGGATAGTGATGCTGTGAGGGTATTCCGTAGGATGATTGAAGAAGGGGCACTTCCTAATTGTAGGACATACACTATTATAATTGAGCATCTTGTTAGAACTAGAAAGTTGGATTCAGCCATCGAGCTTTTCCATATGTTGCCCCATGTTCGGATCAAACGTACATTAAAGCAGTATTCTGTTCTAGTGGAAGCATTCACTATTGCCAATCAGTTGGATGTCGTCAAAGTCTTGCTTGATCAGATGAGGAGTGATGGAATATTGCCTGTTCGAGCTATGCTATGGTCATTGCAGCAGATGCAGAGTGCTGGTTATGATGCTGAGACAAATGAATTGCTAAGGGACATGTTATCGGATGGGAGGATTAAGATGATTGGTTACTCTATGGACAGTAGTGAAGACGACAGTGATGATGAAGAGATTGACGGTAACAATACTAATGCTGTGGATCAACCTCACCTGAAACCATGGTTGGATCCAGCTTCTTTAGCTAATGCTTTGCAGAACTGGGGCGCTGAGGAGGTGTCAGCACTGGAGGCTGCAAATTTAGTTTGGACGACTAGGTTGGTGTGCAAGATGATCAGGAGCTTCAAGTCAGCAGAAACAGCTTGGCAGTTCTTCTGCTGGGTTTCTTGTCAGCCAAGATTCATTCATGATATATACACAATTTCAAGAATGATAACCAAATTAGCTCGCCAAGGATGTGTCGACTTGGTTGATCAACTTCTGTCTAAGGTTGAAAGAGAGGGCATTCAATTGTCATTCAGCACGATACGGTTAATTATTGATTTCTATGGGATTTCTCGTTATGGTGATCCCGCCCTTAGGGTTTTCAAAAGCATTAAAACGATCTGTGGTCCAATATCTAAAAGCAGTCAGTTGCTTCTGTACTCATCTCTGCTAAGGACATTGATAAAATGTAAAATGAATTCGGACGCCTTAGATATTCTAGAAGAAATGAGTTTACTAGGAATTGTTCCAGATTCACAAACATATTCTGGACTAATGAACCATTTTGCTCTTCACAGAGATATAAAAACTGTACAGAGGCTTTTtgggatggtcaggcagagtgGTATAGAGCCTGACGCTTATATGTATAAAGTTCTCATACATGCTTATTGCAAATGTGAAAGAGCTGCTCTTGCTCTCAGGGTTTTTGAAGACATGAGGAACTCTGGGTTGTTGCCTGATGCTCATACCAAACAATTGCTTGTCAAGAGTCTCTGGAAGGAAGGCAAGCTCCTAGAAGCTGCTTCTGTAGAAGAGAGAACTGAGGAAATAAGTGATGCTCTCCCCCTTGCTTCACCTGGACATATGTTTACAGTGAGCTCTACTGATCTTTCAAGAGTCTGTAACATATATTCCAATAGTTTCCAGTCAACTTGTAGTTGA
- the LOC125848787 gene encoding serine/threonine receptor-like kinase NFP, giving the protein MVVPLVSLFYNFFLFLILSSSNITAQPSSTDTDFSCSFNSSFSCDTFISYRARPPNYLDVGSISDLLEVSRLSIATATGLASEDTELFPDQLLLAPVKCYCNSSHYFSNVTYQIRKGDSFYSVSIGAFENLTNYHVVQDMNPTLDPTNLTIGAEAVFSLFCKCPTHSDLEKGLQYLVTYVWQPWDDVLPVSDMFGASAADILAANNYRNFTAAIYSPVLIPIKLPIILQSYPSSASSRKSKHGWIVITVLSIMGLLSVFSFCLMVYMRHLDEKRRANLAHNSSTLETSDLYHTKKTSEGEIMDHKNIQDKLLPGVSGYIGKPIIYDLKIIMEATVDLSERYRLGGSVYKATMNDQVVAVKKTKQASEELTILQKLHHANLVKLMGISSDDLGNSFLVYEYAENGSLDQWLFPGSSSSSSASVLVASLGWSRRLHIALDVANALQYLHEHTQPSIVHRDIRTCSILLDSRFKAKIAGFSTARHATNSMMLKVDVFAFGIVLLELLSGKKAMESKDYNDETLIMCKEISGILEVEENREEKFRKWMDPKLSFYPIDDALNLAALATACTSKQSAERPKMTDIVFNLCFLAQSSFEMYGPSWTSGEAEEIVQIVSPVIAR; this is encoded by the coding sequence ATGGTAGTTCCTCTTGTCTCCTTGTTTTACaactttttcctctttctcATACTTTCGTCCTCCAACATAACCGCTCAACCATCTAGCACAGACACAGACTTTTCATGCTCGTTTAACTCTTCCTTTTCTTGTGATACTTTTATTTCATATCGTGCCCGTCCACCAAATTATTTAGATGTCGGAAGTATATCTGATCTTCTTGAAGTCAGTCGTTTAAGTATAGCTACGGCCACAGGTCTAGCCTCAGAGGATACCGAGCTATTCCCTGACCAGCTTTTACTTGCACCTGTTAAATGCTACTGCAATAGTTCTCATTATTTCTCCAATGTCACCTATCAGATCAGGAAAGGCGACAGCTTTTATTCAGTTTCAATAGGAGCTTTTGAGAACCTTACTAATTATCACGTGGTGCAAGATATGAATCCAACACTAGATCCAACCAACTTGACAATTGGGGCAGAAGctgttttttctttgttttgtaaATGCCCCACACATTCTGATCTCGAAAAGGGACTTCAGTACCTGGTCACTTATGTTTGGCAGCCTTGGGATGATGTGTTGCCTGTAAGCGATATGTTTGGAGCATCTGCAGCTGACATTCTGGCTGCCAACAATTACAGAAATTTCACTGCTGCAATATATTCTCCTGTCTTGATACCAATAAAACTTCCTATTATTCTGCAATCTTACCCCTCTTCTGCAAGCAGTAGAAAATCCAAACATGGATGGATAGTCATTACTGTTTTAAGTATTATGGGGTTGCTTTCAGTTTTTTCATTTTGCTTGATGGTATACATGCGTCATCTAGACGAGAAGAGGAGGGCTAACTTAGCCCATAACTCTTCTACTCTTGAAACTTCTGATCTCTATCATACCAAGAAAACCTCAGAAGGTGAAATTATGGACCATAAGAACATTCAAGATAAGCTTCTTCCTGGAGTTTCTGGCTACATTGGAAAGCCAATAATATATGACCTGAAGATCATCATGGAGGCAACTGTCGACCTCAGTGAGAGATACAGGTTAGGAGGATCAGTGTACAAGGCTACAATGAACGACCAAGTTGTAGCAgtcaagaaaacaaaacaagCCTCGGAGGAATTGACAATACTTCAAAAACTACATCACGCAAATCTAGTGAAACTAATGGGCATTTCATCAGACGATCTTGGTAATTCCTTTTTAGTTTATGAATATGCTGAAAATGGCTCACTGGATCAATGGTTGTTTCCCggatcatcatcatcttcttctgcCTCTGTCTTAGTGGCATCACTTGGTTGGAGTCGAAGATTACACATAGCCTTGGATGTTGCAAATGCTCTGCAATACCTGCATGAACATACTCAACCTAGTATAGTTCACAGGGACATCCGAACGTGTAGCATACTTCTTGATTCAAGGTTTAAAGCCAAAATTGCAGGTTTCTCTACAGCCAGACATGCCACCAACTCAATGATGCTGAAAGTTGACGTGTTTGCTTTTGGGATTGTGCTGTTGGAGTTGCTTTCAGGGAAGAAAGCAATGGAATCAAAAGATTATAATGATGAGACTCTGATCATGTGCAAAGAAATTAGTGGAATCTTGGAAGTTGAAGAAAACAGAGAGGAGAAGTTTAGAAAATGGATGGATCCAAAGTTGAGCTTTTACCCTATTGATGATGCTCTAAACTTGGCTGCCTTGGCGACAGCATGCACATCGAAGCAATCAGCAGAGAGGCCTAAGATGACAGATATTGTCTTCAACCTCTGTTTTCTTGCTCAATCATCTTTTGAAATGTATGGACCATCTTGGACTTCAGGTGAAGCTGAGGAGATTGTCCAGATTGTTAGTCCAGTAATAGCACGTTGA